One Aneurinibacillus migulanus genomic region harbors:
- a CDS encoding aromatic amino acid hydroxylase yields MEQSLKSVVQVPAHLRQFVSQQRYEEYTPIDHAVWRYVMRQNHHFLKDVAHPAYVEGLLASGIDTEAIPKVSDMNHRLSKIGWGAAIVDGLIPGVAFFDFQAHGILPIAVDIRKVENIEYTPAPDIIHEAAGHAPILFDTKYASYVKRFGEIGAKAFATKEEHEVFEAVRHLSIVMEDRNSKPEQIEEAKQMLNAKQKAVKGTSEAEQISRIFWWTVEYGLIGTVENPQIYGAGLLSSVGESKHCLSENVVKLPFSVETCIQTSYDVTTMQPQLFVCESFDQLIEAIEEFASTMAFQKGGVESLDKAFQSGSTSTFVLNSGLQVTGTVANIHKDSNGEAIYVKTTGPTALAIDNKELPGHSKDVHQDGFGTPIGLLEGNILLEECTDDQLGALGIVKGQKTTLPFKSGIQVTGTVSNIIRNKEKVALISFESCNVVLGNTLLFAENWGTFDMAVGSTVISAFPGAADAEAFFDAVKMENDTLTEPKQLTELEGMYQTIRDTREKETWDENSKAAVQEVLQTLRNFYPKEWLLRLEILELLGIHDVQTSDKEQILEELHNLSKTKELHRLIKNGLDLLPLQKGQAIS; encoded by the coding sequence ATGGAACAATCATTAAAATCGGTAGTACAAGTTCCGGCACACTTGAGACAATTTGTTTCCCAACAACGCTATGAAGAATATACACCTATTGATCACGCTGTATGGCGCTACGTTATGAGACAAAATCATCATTTTCTGAAAGATGTAGCACATCCAGCATATGTAGAAGGACTTTTAGCATCAGGTATTGACACAGAAGCTATTCCAAAGGTATCGGACATGAACCATCGCCTTTCAAAAATCGGATGGGGAGCTGCAATTGTCGACGGATTAATCCCCGGTGTTGCCTTTTTTGATTTTCAAGCTCACGGTATTTTGCCGATTGCCGTAGACATTCGAAAAGTGGAAAACATCGAATACACACCAGCTCCAGATATTATTCATGAAGCTGCGGGACATGCTCCAATTTTGTTTGACACCAAATATGCATCATACGTAAAACGGTTTGGAGAAATCGGAGCTAAAGCATTCGCAACAAAGGAGGAACATGAAGTTTTTGAAGCTGTAAGACATTTATCCATTGTAATGGAAGACCGCAACTCTAAACCTGAGCAAATTGAAGAAGCAAAGCAAATGTTAAATGCAAAACAGAAAGCTGTAAAAGGAACGTCAGAGGCAGAACAAATCTCTCGAATCTTTTGGTGGACAGTAGAGTACGGATTAATCGGAACTGTAGAGAATCCTCAAATTTATGGTGCCGGACTCTTATCATCCGTAGGAGAAAGCAAGCACTGTTTATCGGAAAATGTAGTGAAGCTTCCATTCTCAGTAGAGACTTGTATTCAAACAAGTTACGATGTGACAACGATGCAGCCGCAATTATTTGTATGCGAGAGCTTTGACCAATTGATAGAAGCAATTGAGGAATTTGCAAGTACGATGGCATTTCAAAAAGGTGGAGTTGAGAGCCTGGATAAAGCATTCCAATCAGGCAGTACGTCTACATTTGTCCTAAATTCCGGATTACAAGTTACAGGGACTGTTGCAAACATTCATAAAGATTCAAATGGAGAAGCTATTTATGTAAAAACAACAGGGCCCACAGCCTTGGCGATCGATAATAAAGAGCTTCCAGGACATTCAAAAGACGTTCATCAGGATGGTTTTGGAACACCAATTGGCTTACTGGAAGGCAACATTTTACTCGAAGAATGTACAGACGACCAACTCGGTGCTTTAGGAATTGTAAAAGGCCAAAAGACGACACTACCTTTTAAAAGCGGTATTCAAGTAACAGGCACAGTCTCAAATATTATACGAAATAAAGAAAAAGTCGCTCTGATCTCTTTTGAAAGCTGTAATGTCGTATTAGGAAATACCTTATTATTTGCAGAGAATTGGGGAACGTTTGACATGGCGGTAGGATCTACAGTAATCTCTGCTTTTCCGGGAGCCGCAGATGCAGAAGCATTTTTTGATGCAGTGAAAATGGAAAACGATACTCTGACGGAACCAAAACAATTAACAGAGTTAGAAGGTATGTACCAGACAATCAGAGATACTCGCGAAAAGGAAACATGGGATGAAAATAGTAAAGCTGCTGTTCAAGAAGTTCTTCAAACATTGAGGAACTTTTATCCAAAAGAATGGCTGTTACGCTTAGAAATTCTTGAGTTACTCGGTATTCATGATGTACAAACTTCAGACAAAGAACAAATCCTTGAGGAATTACACAATCTCAGCAAAACAAAAGAGCTTCATCGTCTCATCAAAAATGGCTTAGATTTACTTCCGCTTCAAAAGGGACAGGCAATAAGCTAG
- a CDS encoding DsbA family oxidoreductase, whose product MTIKIKAYSDFICPFCFLGKGPLDEIVKEKDVEVEWMPFELRPSPYSKIDPWQEPEKLSSWDSFILPAAKKLGIEMRLPRISPHPYTHLAFEGYQFAKEHGKGNEYHHRVFAAFFQEEQNIEDIEVLTKLADEVDLSKDAFKEALVSRKYREVHQEALRHAYEEAQIMAVPTFVIGEEVIQGLTSKERLAQVIDQELEKNKTNEFDGMQCSINGRNKKCQ is encoded by the coding sequence ATGACTATAAAAATTAAGGCTTATTCTGATTTTATTTGTCCATTTTGTTTTTTAGGAAAAGGTCCTTTAGACGAGATCGTAAAAGAAAAAGATGTAGAAGTAGAATGGATGCCATTTGAATTACGTCCTAGCCCTTATTCAAAAATTGATCCATGGCAAGAGCCTGAAAAATTGAGTTCATGGGATTCATTTATTCTCCCTGCTGCGAAAAAGTTAGGAATCGAAATGCGTTTACCACGTATTTCTCCACATCCATATACACATCTAGCTTTTGAAGGTTACCAATTCGCGAAGGAGCATGGAAAAGGAAATGAGTATCACCACAGAGTGTTTGCTGCATTTTTTCAAGAGGAACAAAACATCGAAGACATCGAAGTGTTAACAAAATTAGCGGATGAAGTTGACCTTTCTAAGGATGCATTTAAAGAAGCGTTAGTATCACGAAAATATCGCGAAGTGCATCAAGAAGCACTAAGACACGCCTATGAAGAAGCGCAAATTATGGCTGTTCCAACATTTGTGATTGGTGAAGAAGTTATCCAGGGACTAACTAGCAAAGAAAGATTAGCTCAAGTCATTGATCAGGAATTAGAAAAAAATAAAACAAACGAATTTGATGGAATGCAATGTAGCATAAATGGGAGGAATAAAAAATGTCAGTAA